The window GATGAGGgtctgcactcagtgtaaacaaaccaGGTGGAGGCTTGGGTCACATGACCGACTCAGTCTGCAGGTGAACGAATCCGATGGAGTCAGACAGGTGGAGACTCTCCGAGACGACTGTAAGCCGAAACATCAGCTGCTAGAGAAAAGAGAACGACCGAAACATGAGTCAGGAATAAATATCAGCCGAGGAGTGCCACGAAGACAGAGAACGTTATCTGGACCGCCGAGTTTACCGTAGAGTTACaatcacttcggctgtttctgtaggtcaACAGACACACTTCAGctcttcggctgtttctgtcaGTGAACAGacacacttcagctgtttctgtagataAACAGACACATTTCGGCTCCCTCCAATCACCACCTTCATTCTTGGGACCCAAACGTCTCTGTGAGCCAGACTAACAGAGAcactaatgaccctcaggagggaggggagggagattaatctgcatgtgagcAACTTAGAACTCCACTCTCTGGTTTGGAACAGAGAAAGCTCCCTGGCTGGGAAGAGAAGCGTTGTTTTTTATAACCCTTTGGATGACCCATCCATGATTGGTCCTTCTGTGGAGCGGTCAACATGACTTCACCATGAGCAGCTTTAACTCCGGTATGaggatcattcaggcataaaaagccTCCTAAACTCAACAGCTGgtttaaagtttgatcaaatCTTTGGTCTGTCTGGTCGGAGACACCATCTGTTCTTTAGTTGGATCCTTCAGAAATGACTAAATGAAAATTCATTTACACGAATAAAAAGAATCCAACGTTCTGCTGTAACAGGATGAAGACTTTGATGACTACGAGAGTCCATACAGTGATGACAGGGACAGCGTGGGGGACTACGAGTCCCCAGACGAGGACGCCGCTGGGGACTATGAGCCTCCTCCGACTGAACCATCTGAGGACCACAAGCTGTGTCCCTCTCAGCCCATCGGGGACGGAGACTACATCGGTAAGTTCTGaataatcaatatcttacctgctgtagatctCTGAGTTCAGCTAGTTTCAATCTGACCAGTCGAAAGTGGATTCTCTGTcaagttctgtgtgtgtgtgtgtgtgtgtgtgtgtgtgtgcgcgtgtgcaGACAGGAGGGATAACCAGAGGTCGAGCAGAGGCCCGCCCCCTGCCGTGGTCGCCCGCCCGCCCGTCTCCACGCTGTCTGCCCCCCCGGCTCGGATGGTGAGTCTCCTCAGAGTTTcaggtgtttgtgttgaagGGTCGGGTCACATGGGGGtaaactgaggaggaggaggaggaggacaccaGGTGATGAAGAGTTTCAGGTGTCCAACAGTCTGGCTCGTCCTCGTCATGTCTGGTGTCTCCATTGGGGACGGCTTCCTGtcctgttcaaagagctttttagttttcagtctgACCGTTTGTTCTTGCAGCCTGGAGAGGCATCCTCCAGGAGAGACTCGTCTCCTCACCTCGCCAGGCAACCATCAGCCAAATGTGAGTGAAACCtccgtctccatggcaacccAAACGTACGCATCGATCAGACTAACCGCTTTTAACTAGACCAGGAACCAGGTTAGCTTTTAGGTTCTCagattaaattgtaaaatgaaaataaaatcagattgcAATGATTTTCCAATgaaccatattttattcacaataaaacaggaaacatcagACGTTGAAACTAAAATCTcgttttatttatcagaaaaaaTCAGGTCATTCTTCACCTGATGGCAGCAACTCGTCTGTAAGAGGAGCTAACGAGGTCGGTCAGAGGACTGAGGATCAGACAAGCTTTTAGAGgttcaccagctgacaggaagtgtctgagaacagaggaacactttcacaataaagttcctgaatctccatcatcaacagatctgatctctgaggtcaaaggtcaaggttctgttcaccgtgccgtccagagatgctgcttaaagctctatcaggcagagaagaagccagatgtgaacagatgtgagaactgttctgaggtcagcctgcctctctgatggtatgggggtgcattagtccaggttttagaacaggactgttgaacagacaacctaaggtccagatgtttacagatgctgcacagaggagaacatctggaacatctgctGCCCTCAGATTCAGACTGACCTGATTTCTTTCCtaaaaatggttcagtttgttagTTTCAACATctgttctgtttcctgtgttcaCCGGTGGAAACTCGTTGCAGT of the Kryptolebias marmoratus isolate JLee-2015 unplaced genomic scaffold, ASM164957v2 Scaffold90, whole genome shotgun sequence genome contains:
- the lcp2a gene encoding lymphocyte cytosolic protein 2a, yielding MSSDRVPCRSEVMGWSPQQLAEYLKTMSVPGCDKVVLKNSINGSRFVSLTDIDLQKFPKIHAPMISKIRNDISKNEGKRGLFGKKPTPKYPEPETNTEGGWGEDEFDEDFDDYESPYSDDRDSVGDYESPDEDAAGDYEPPPTEPSEDHKLCPSQPIGDGDYIDRRDNQRSSRGPPPAVVARPPVSTLSAPPARMPGEASSRRDSSPHLARQPSAKCE